The following nucleotide sequence is from Treponema pectinovorum.
TCAACCGCTATGAAAAGTTTGAATTTGTCTGGATTACAGACGGTCAAGGCTGGCTTTCTGCAAAAAATAAATTGGGCGAAGCGTATTCTTTGATTCCAAGCATTTACAATCTTGCAGATATTGATGAGTTTATTTTGAAAGTAAAATCGGAAATATAAAAAGGCATAAATATGGCAAAGAATCTATTCAATTATAATGTAAAACTGGTTCCGCTGAGCATAAAAAATCAAGAACAAAACTCATTCCGAATGGAACTTAATGGATATTCCATATATTTAAAAAATAGAAAGATTTTTATTGAAGAATAATGAATTGGATATTCGTATTGTTTCTATTGAACATATTAATCCTCAGGTGGAATAATAAGAAATTTTCTGGGAAAATAGGGAATCTGTTACCCTTAGATGCAACCTGGAATTCAGGTATAGGAAGTAAACCCCTAAAAGAAAAAATAAAATAAAGACTCAAACTTAAATACTGTAAAAAAATTTTGTACTGATTATATGCAATATAGTGATAAAAAGGATTGGACTGAAGAAGACGTAAATACGCGTACTAAATATCTTTCAGAATTATTGTATAATAAAACATGTTAGGAGCACGCTCTCGGCGGACAAGAAAGAAGATTATTTACACATTAAAGATAAATGTGGTAAATATATATCTGTAATAATCGAGAGGAGAAAAGGCCGGAAATGAACATATAAGATTTATATAAATTATCTTCACCATAATAATTATAGGAGTTTTATATGTACGGTCCTCAACCCAATGAAATACACCCCATGAAGGGGTTTGATCAAGTATGTTTTATTAAGAATATAATTACTAATCCAAATATAATCGCTGGTGATTATTCGTATTACGATGATCCGGTAAATTCAGAAAACTTTGAAAATAATGTTCTGTATCATTATCCATTCATTGGAGATAAATTAATTATTGGAAAGTTTTGTGCCATTGCCCGAGATGTTAAGTTTATAATGAATGGTGCAAATCATAAAATGAATTGTTTCACAACATATCCATTTTCAATATTTAGAAATGGATGGGAAAAAGTAACACCGGAAATGGAAGAGTTACCAATTAAAGGTGATACGGTAATTCAGAATGATGTGTGGATTGGTTATAATTCTTTAATAATGCCCGGAATAAAGATAGGTAATGGTTCAATAATTGCATCAAATTCTGTTGTAA
It contains:
- a CDS encoding Vat family streptogramin A O-acetyltransferase translates to MYGPQPNEIHPMKGFDQVCFIKNIITNPNIIAGDYSYYDDPVNSENFENNVLYHYPFIGDKLIIGKFCAIARDVKFIMNGANHKMNCFTTYPFSIFRNGWEKVTPEMEELPIKGDTVIQNDVWIGYNSLIMPGIKIGNGSIIASNSVVIKDVEPYSIVGGNPAKLIRKRFDNEIIDLLESIKWWDWPIEKITTNLEILTSNDVSKLREISDMKIT